A single window of Nicotiana tomentosiformis chromosome 1, ASM39032v3, whole genome shotgun sequence DNA harbors:
- the LOC138891538 gene encoding uncharacterized protein → MPLTTGIEAVTSAQKTQGQRVQQESTVVEENRVLKQQMTEMCQAWANGQGPPFSIHGFPEFTSILTTTIPVSLHDQSYPPGLSLYPNCMTTARTSVARSQSVPLTTNQTTTIVMPVFTFPQPTVPVQKMAQEEMTQRIKSLEQQLKNMQGLAGQKSIAFKDLCMFPNVRLPLGFKIPKFEKYDGHGDPIAHLKRYCNQLRGVGRNEELLMAYFGKA, encoded by the exons ATGCCATTGACAACTGGCATCGAAGCTGTTACAAGTGCTCAAAAGACTCAGGGTCAGAGGGTTCAACAAGAGTCTACTGTGGTTGAGGAAAATAGAGTACTGAAGCAGCAAATGACTGAAATGTGTCAAGCATGGGCCAATGGCCAAGGACCGCCTTTTTCTATTCATGGTTTCCCAGAGTTCACATCCATTTTGACTACTACCATTCCGGTCTCATTGCATGATCAATCTTATCCACCTGGGTTGAGTCTTTATCCCAACTGTATGACTACAGCTAGAACTTCTGTTGCGCGCTCCCAAAGTGTGCCATTGACAACCAATCAGACAACCACTATTGTTATGCCCGTCTTCACCTTCCCACAACCGACAGTG CCTGTCCAAAAGATGGCACAAGAAGAAATGACCCAAAGAATAAAAAGCTTAGAACAACAATTGAAAAACATGCAAGGGTTGGCAGGTCAGAAGAGTATTGCCTTCAAGGATCTATGTATGTTCCCCAATGTTcgtttgccacttggtttcaagatcccaaaatttgaaaagtatgatggacacggcgaccccATAGCTcacttgaaaaggtattgcaatcagctaagaggtgttggaagaaatgaagaactaCTAATGGCTTATTTTGGGAAAGCCTGA
- the LOC138892292 gene encoding uncharacterized protein yields MAQAFVKQFQYNIDIAPDRNSLSNLKKKPTESFREYAIKWREQAARVKPPMDDHELITVFLQAQEPDYFQNMMSAVGKSFLEAIKIGEMVENGLKTGKIISQAVLKAATQAVKIESDNFSDTNEKDEETMMTIRSRRGSRRTSRRYEQPHQVSDDSPEHYYPPQNPQYSIAPFQYVVQPPRHPRKRAPTPQNLHQSPQNFQMPYNPQWSQGYRGEQRLKDNFIPIGESYASMFEKLKHYDMIAPISPNHVDPRARSFDHSKRCEYHSNAQGHNVESCRDLKREIERMIQEKLIVIQDNDTQNITQNPLHAHDDAHFVGMMCGDMEYENPLGNLPTEIGEGHGDSDEQICG; encoded by the coding sequence atggcccaggCCTTTGTCAAACAGTTCCAATACAACATCGATATCGCCCCAGACCGCAATTCCCTTTCAAACCTGAAAAAGAAACCAACTGAAAGTTTTAGggaatatgccattaaatggagagagcaagcggctagagttaagccacccatggatgaccacgagctaatcactgtcttccttcaggctcaagagccagattattttcaaaacatgatgtccgcagTTGGCAAATCCTTCTTGgaagcaatcaaaattggggaaatggttgagaatggccttaagacaggcaaaattataagtcaagcaGTTCTCAAAGCTGCAACTCAAGCTGTAAAGATTGAATCTGATAATTTTAGTGACACgaatgagaaggatgaagaaaccatGATGACAATAAGGTCGAGAAGAGGTTCTAGGAGAACATCTCGAAGGTATGAGCAGCCTCATCAGGTTTCCGATGATTCCCCTGAGCACTACTATCCACCTCAGAACCCACAATACTCTATTGCTCCATTTCAGTATGTTGTCCAGCCACCAAGACACCCCAGAAAGCGAGCACCAACACCGCAAAATCTCCACCAGTCTCCACAAAATTTTCAAATGCCCTATAACCCACAATGGAGCCAGGGGTATAGAGGGgaacaaaggttgaaagataattttataccaataggagagtcctatgcaagtatgtttgagaaattaaagcatTATGACATGATTGCACCTATTTCTCCAAATCATGTGGACCCACGTGCAAGAAGCTTTGATCAttctaaaaggtgtgaataccattccaatgcccaggggcacaatgttgaaagttgtcgggatttgaaaagagaaatagaaaggatgatccaggaaaaactgattgtgatccaagataatgacacccagaatatcacgcagaatcctttacatgcacatgatgatgcacactttgtagggatgatgtgtggtgacatggagtatgagaatcctctcgggaacttgccgactgaaattggagaaggccatggtgattctgatgagcaaatttgtggctaa